A window of the Armatimonadota bacterium genome harbors these coding sequences:
- a CDS encoding alpha/beta hydrolase yields MQETVGGHIQVTTSADETVSKVRVGDVNLAYSYAGAGPPVLLVHGFGQSSYAWRDIVRAIPGHRVLTVDLKGYGWSDKPRDGDYGLFSQAALIREFILTLGLRDLVLVGHSFGGGVSLVVAADLCETDPARLRGLVLVDSAALPQRLPYFLYLLRPRGLAEALVHLAPLRLAAAVALRLACRQPRAYTWEVAGAYASTVALPGGREAMLATARQMIPRDIDALSARYAAINIPALLIWGRQDPIVPLNVGERLVKLLPSAQLQILDDCGHCPHEEHPEQTARLLNEFLGELG; encoded by the coding sequence ATGCAGGAGACAGTGGGAGGGCATATTCAGGTGACGACGAGTGCGGATGAGACCGTCAGCAAGGTCCGGGTCGGCGATGTGAATCTGGCATACTCCTACGCAGGCGCAGGCCCGCCGGTGCTGCTGGTCCACGGTTTCGGCCAGAGCTCGTACGCTTGGCGGGACATCGTGCGCGCGATACCAGGCCACCGGGTACTCACCGTGGACCTGAAAGGGTACGGTTGGTCAGACAAGCCCCGGGACGGTGATTACGGGCTGTTCTCGCAGGCAGCACTGATCCGTGAGTTCATCCTGACCCTCGGGCTGCGCGACCTTGTGCTCGTCGGACACAGTTTCGGCGGCGGCGTCTCGCTGGTGGTTGCTGCAGATCTGTGCGAGACCGACCCTGCACGTCTGCGCGGGCTGGTGCTCGTGGATAGTGCGGCGCTTCCGCAGAGATTGCCTTACTTCCTTTACCTGCTGCGGCCGCGGGGGCTGGCGGAGGCGCTGGTTCATCTTGCGCCGCTGCGTCTTGCCGCTGCGGTCGCGCTCCGACTGGCCTGCCGACAGCCCCGCGCGTACACCTGGGAAGTGGCCGGCGCGTACGCATCCACGGTTGCCCTCCCGGGTGGGCGCGAAGCAATGCTGGCCACTGCGCGGCAGATGATCCCGCGGGATATCGACGCCCTGTCGGCACGCTATGCGGCGATCAACATCCCCGCATTGCTCATCTGGGGCAGGCAAGACCCCATCGTGCCGCTGAACGTGGGGGAGAGGCTGGTGAAGCTCCTGCCCTCGGCGCAGCTGCAGATCCTCGACGACTGCGGGCATTGCCCCCACGAGGAGCATCCAGAGCAAACGGCGCGCCTTCTGAACGAATTCCTTGGCGAGCTGGGCTGA
- a CDS encoding HAD-IA family hydrolase: protein MTLARQFTIDLVTFDLAGTTVADEDMVEKAFMDAFAEHGIGAREDELLPYRGSAKRPIIEAMIARHCPDAAPELADKTMGSFERNLRRLIDEIARPMDGADATFAWLKKHGIRVGVTTGFDTPTTRRILARFGWDQGLVEAVCCSDQVPESRPAPWMIFECMKTLDIHEPRRVMAVGDTPRDLQAGTRAGCGGVVGVLSGSHDAISLGRHRHTHLIRSVADLPELMMTEFAE from the coding sequence ATGACCCTGGCCAGACAGTTCACCATCGACCTCGTGACCTTCGACCTCGCGGGAACCACCGTTGCCGATGAGGACATGGTGGAGAAGGCCTTCATGGACGCCTTCGCCGAGCACGGGATCGGCGCGCGTGAGGACGAGTTGCTGCCCTACCGAGGCTCGGCCAAGCGCCCCATCATCGAGGCGATGATCGCCCGGCATTGCCCGGATGCTGCCCCCGAGTTAGCGGACAAGACAATGGGTAGCTTCGAGCGCAACCTGCGGCGGCTGATCGACGAGATCGCCCGACCCATGGACGGGGCGGACGCGACCTTCGCGTGGCTGAAAAAGCACGGCATTCGGGTCGGGGTCACCACGGGCTTCGATACACCCACCACCCGGCGCATCCTGGCGAGGTTCGGTTGGGACCAGGGCCTGGTAGAGGCAGTCTGCTGTAGCGACCAGGTGCCCGAGAGCCGCCCTGCGCCCTGGATGATCTTCGAGTGCATGAAAACTCTGGATATCCACGAGCCGCGCCGGGTCATGGCCGTCGGAGACACCCCGCGAGACCTGCAAGCGGGAACGCGCGCGGGTTGCGGCGGCGTGGTCGGGGTTCTGTCTGGCTCGCACGACGCGATTTCACTGGGAAGACACCGCCACACACACCTGATCCGGAGCGTGGCGGATCTGCCGGAGTTGATGATGACCGAGTTCGCGGAGTAG
- the yfcE gene encoding phosphodiesterase, with amino-acid sequence MRIGVISDTHGNLWGWERAWAHALRDADVIVHCGDLLYHGPKFKPAEAYDPKALAEAMNAVSQPLLIAKGNGDSEVDQLVVNPPIQTPYLFAQIEGVRLLATHGHIMAPDQLFPLCEKWGVNWLLTGHTHVPGIIPHGCCTHINPGTPTYPLDPDESKRRPTCAVIEDGQAWLVDLGTGERLE; translated from the coding sequence ATGCGAATCGGCGTCATCAGCGACACACACGGGAATCTGTGGGGCTGGGAGCGGGCCTGGGCCCATGCGCTGCGGGACGCGGATGTGATCGTGCACTGTGGCGACCTGCTGTACCACGGCCCGAAGTTCAAGCCTGCTGAGGCATACGACCCGAAAGCTCTGGCCGAAGCGATGAACGCAGTGTCGCAACCCCTCCTCATCGCAAAGGGCAATGGCGATTCCGAAGTCGATCAGCTTGTGGTCAATCCGCCAATCCAGACTCCGTACCTGTTCGCGCAGATCGAGGGCGTACGTCTACTGGCGACCCACGGGCACATCATGGCGCCGGATCAGCTTTTCCCCCTCTGCGAGAAATGGGGCGTGAACTGGCTGCTCACCGGGCACACCCACGTGCCGGGGATCATTCCCCACGGCTGCTGCACCCACATCAACCCGGGCACTCCCACATACCCGCTGGATCCGGATGAGAGCAAGCGACGCCCCACCTGCGCGGTAATCGAGGACGGCCAGGCGTGGCTGGTCGACCTGGGAACGGGGGAACGGCTGGAATAG
- a CDS encoding prolyl oligopeptidase family serine peptidase — protein sequence MYSAGSAWFRVPVALAVIICASCTAQNGAPAAGRTADDLEAAINRIEASDIDRSTLAYRTNMPLAKLQLKKAELAAARRWGYYGESPAKTLEKGFAALDRLQAGTPYFAEKTVLDELAYVAENDGSVQPYYLHLPADYDPAKPWPLIVFLHGYVPTISVLDPWILSESVCQIAEDNGCILLIPYGRRNTDFQGVGEVDVLAATEQVKSLYNIDPLRIHISGVSMGGMGTWNMALRHPGMYATATPISGQTDMHVWWPRALPNWPASRDQIPPFRRFLVEWDNPIDLVPSARNQNIFVQHGEEDNLIPVQQSRDMVEAARRLGINIKIHEFKGEGHYIYWDLPCFQNAWSWAKGFTLDPSPRRITHKTYSLEYDTAYWLRIADFLRWGIPASVDCQVSGNGSGLRIACENVRLLEIDLATAPLKKTQNFDIVVNGKRGTARVSSEGRLQITCADVQAQDTTWPPRKRKGLCGPVEEVFDGPFVVVIGTLGDEKADRENTERALRWSEEWDSFADGVPRVKIDAEVSEEDIRQYNLVLFGTPASNSVLARMADRLPITIGGSSYTLAGKTYTGSDIGLVFCYPNPLAPDRYVAVYSGELYGAKCGINHKHDLIPDFIVFDGKEFNYDDTNRHLVAGYFDMNWQLSPETTW from the coding sequence TTGTATAGTGCCGGCTCCGCGTGGTTCAGAGTTCCGGTCGCCCTTGCTGTAATCATCTGCGCCTCCTGCACCGCTCAAAACGGTGCTCCGGCCGCAGGGAGGACTGCAGATGACCTCGAGGCGGCGATCAACCGCATCGAGGCCTCGGACATCGACCGCTCTACTCTCGCCTACCGCACCAATATGCCCCTCGCGAAGCTGCAGCTCAAGAAGGCGGAACTTGCGGCAGCCAGACGCTGGGGATATTATGGCGAGAGCCCCGCGAAAACACTGGAGAAGGGTTTCGCGGCGCTGGATCGGCTGCAGGCCGGAACCCCCTACTTCGCCGAGAAGACTGTGCTCGACGAGCTGGCGTACGTTGCCGAGAATGACGGCTCCGTGCAGCCGTACTACCTGCACCTGCCCGCCGACTACGACCCCGCGAAGCCTTGGCCGCTCATTGTCTTCCTCCACGGCTATGTACCCACCATCTCTGTCCTGGACCCGTGGATCCTCAGCGAGAGCGTCTGCCAGATCGCCGAGGACAATGGGTGCATCCTGCTGATCCCCTACGGCCGGCGCAATACGGACTTCCAGGGCGTGGGCGAGGTTGACGTGCTCGCCGCCACCGAACAGGTCAAGAGCCTTTACAATATCGACCCCTTGCGCATTCACATCAGCGGGGTATCCATGGGCGGCATGGGCACCTGGAACATGGCCTTGCGGCACCCCGGCATGTACGCCACCGCCACGCCGATTTCAGGCCAGACCGATATGCACGTCTGGTGGCCCCGCGCACTGCCCAACTGGCCCGCGAGTCGCGATCAGATCCCGCCTTTCCGCAGGTTCCTGGTAGAGTGGGACAATCCGATTGATCTCGTCCCCAGCGCACGCAACCAGAACATTTTCGTACAGCATGGCGAAGAGGACAACCTCATCCCGGTCCAGCAGTCACGCGACATGGTCGAGGCCGCACGGCGGCTGGGAATAAACATTAAAATCCACGAGTTCAAGGGCGAGGGGCACTACATCTACTGGGACCTGCCGTGCTTCCAGAACGCCTGGAGTTGGGCCAAGGGCTTCACGCTGGACCCGTCGCCCAGGCGCATCACCCACAAGACCTACAGCCTGGAATATGACACCGCCTACTGGCTGCGCATCGCCGACTTCCTGCGGTGGGGCATCCCGGCCAGTGTGGACTGCCAGGTGAGCGGGAACGGCTCGGGCCTGCGGATAGCCTGCGAGAACGTCCGGCTCCTGGAGATCGATCTCGCCACCGCGCCGCTGAAGAAGACACAGAACTTTGACATCGTGGTCAACGGCAAGCGCGGCACCGCGCGGGTATCCTCCGAAGGCAGACTCCAGATCACCTGCGCCGATGTCCAGGCCCAGGACACCACCTGGCCCCCGCGTAAGCGCAAGGGGCTCTGCGGCCCGGTGGAAGAAGTCTTCGACGGGCCTTTCGTAGTGGTCATCGGCACCTTGGGCGACGAGAAAGCCGACCGCGAGAACACCGAGAGGGCATTGCGTTGGTCGGAGGAATGGGACAGCTTTGCCGACGGCGTGCCCCGGGTGAAGATCGATGCGGAGGTCAGCGAGGAAGACATCCGGCAGTACAACCTGGTGCTGTTCGGCACTCCGGCGAGCAACTCGGTCCTCGCCCGCATGGCCGACCGCCTGCCTATCACCATCGGCGGGTCCAGCTACACTCTCGCCGGGAAGACCTACACTGGCAGTGACATCGGCCTGGTCTTCTGCTACCCGAACCCTCTCGCGCCGGACAGGTACGTGGCGGTGTATTCGGGCGAGCTGTATGGCGCGAAATGCGGGATCAACCACAAGCATGACCTGATCCCGGACTTCATCGTGTTCGACGGCAAGGAGTTCAACTACGACGACACCAACCGCCACCTGGTGGCGGGGTATTTTGACATGAACTGGCAGTTGAGCCCGGAGACCACGTGGTAG